GACGACACCGACATTTTGTGCACGTTCGAAAAAGTCATTATCATCGCCATACGGAACATCGCGGAAGCCATGCAGACGTTCCGCCAGATCGCGTCGGATCACGAATGTGCCGGCCACGACGCAGTCTGATATTGGGATTTGCCGCGACGGGTCGTACTTATCGGCGACCGTGTCCGGGCCGATGACTTCAACGCCACCGTGCAACAATTCTACTTCATGATGTGCTTGGAGATATTTGGCGCGAAGTGCAAGATGCTCCGGCGCATATTCATCGTCGGAATCGAGGAACGTGAAATATTTCCCGAGACCCATTGTCAGACCAAGGTTGCGCGCCATGGCAAGACCACGATTCGCTGCAAAGTGGTAACGGATTCGCGAGTCCTTCAAAACCAATTCGCGGACTACCTTGAATGTATTATCTCGCGAGCCATCGTCGATAATCAGAAGCTCCCAATCGGAGAATCGTTGTTCAAGAACACTCTCTATGGCAGATCGGATTAGATGCGCGCGATTGTAGGCTGGAAGAATGACGGAATAGAACGGCGCGACTGCAACTGGTACTTCATTCTTCATCATTCAAATAGTCATCATTGCGCAAGCAGTCCCATACGAACGAGCTTCTGACGGAACTCCTCCGATTCGCGTTTGGTGAAGTTCGGTCCGGGCGTGGGCTGTGCGGACACAAAAGTCTCGGACGTAATCGCAGTGCCAAGCATTTGCTTGAGTAAGTCTGCTTCGCGCTTTGAGAGTGAGACCGCTTCGAGCCAGTAATCGCGGAAGGCTTCGAACGACCGAGGGAAGTATTGCTTCGCCAGCTCGTAAATGGCATTCGCATACATACGAATTTCATACTGAGCGTTCTGGTCCATCCGAAGCTGCAAAAAGCGAAACCAGTTGAGCAGATTGCCGGTGACAACAAATGTGGAGTAATGCGCGAGCGGCATGTTCAGTCGTGCCAGTTCGCGCGCAACGTTATGCGTCTGGATTAGCTCGGTGTAGTCCGCTTCGAACTCCTGCTGCTCCTCGTTCCACTCCTGAATGAACCGCTCGGCGTCTGGGTGCTGCTCGCCCGAGCCTTGATGGTTGGTCTTCGCCTGATAGGCCACGCGATTTGGCGCGGGGGTGTAGTAGAGCGGATCGAGTTGTTTGTAACGTCCTGACTCCTCGTTATAGCTGAACGTCCGGTGCCGGTGCCACTCACGGATCACCATGATCGGCGCGCGGACCTCGAACTTCAGCACGCTTCCTTCGAACGGCGTCGTGTGCTTATGGCGGAGCAGGAAGCGGACGAGCGTCGTCTGCGCGTCTTCGCTTCGGGCGGCCACACCGGTCGAAATGCGTGCGTCGGAGTCCGGCGATGAGTCATCGCCCATAATATCGAGCAGGCGGACGTATCCGTGATCAAGGACGGGCTTTTGGGAATCGAAACTGGGGTCAAGCGGCATAATGGTTTTTTCAACACATGACGAATTGAAATCGTTAGCGTTGCTGGAGACTCCGTTCGAGCACTCGCTGGAGAGATGCGAACCCAATCCCAAACACGATTCCAATCACGGTTCCACCCAGCACATCGCTCGGATAGTGTACGCCCTCGTAGATGCGGCTAAGACTGATAAGCAGCGCGGCCCCCAACAACCAATAGGTGCGACGTTTCTTCGGCCAAAGTGTGACAAAGAATGCAGCAATCGCAAAGTTGTTGAGTGCGTGATTCGATGGGAAGCTCCCGTCCCACCGCGCGCCATCGGGAAGGCGAATCCACGAAACGACGTGCGACCCATCCGGCAAGGTCGCGCAGGGCCGGGGGCGATTGACCAGCGGCTTGATGATGAGATGTGCGAAGGAATCGGTGACGGTAATGAGAAGGATGGCCGCGAGCAGCATTCGTGCGCCGTGCCACTTGTACCGGTAGATCAGGAACAACCCGCCGAGCAGATAGACGGGATACCAGTAGCGCACGTTGGTGAGGACGCTCGTAATCGTGTCCAGCGCGGAACAGGCAAGCGACTGATTGAAAAAATGCAGAATGGCGAGATCGATCTCGTACATTTATTTTACGATCGCAAGTGGAGCGCGGTATCGCTCGAGAAACAATGAAACGATCGGATCCGCGGACGCGCTCAACTCCGAGTGCTTGCCATCGAAATGAATGCGGCCCTGATGAAGAAAGATCACACGCTTGGCAATCCGCTCGACCGTAAACAGATCGTGCGTGACAATGACGCTGGTAACACTGAGCTTCGCTGTCAGGTCTTCGATCAATGCGTCAATCTGATCGCTGGTGATGGGATCGAGTCCGGTTGTCGGCTCGTCGTAGAACATGTACTTCGGCTCGGTGGCGAGCGCCCGCGCGAGCGCGACGCGCTTCTTCATACCGCCCGAAAGATGCGATGGCATCTGATGTTCGATGCCATAAAGCCCAACGAGTGCAAGCTTCTCTTTTGTGATGCGCGCGAGCTCTGCTTCATCGCGCAGACCATGCTCGCGAAGGCCAAGCGTGACATTCTCTAATACGCTCATCGAGTCGAACAGCGCGGCACCCTGGAACAGGAATCCGATATGTCGCCGCATCTTCTCGACTGCGCGCGGTTTGGCCGTGCTCATGTTCAATCCATCCACCAACACATCGCCGGCATCCGGCTTCAATAGCCCGATGATGTGTTTGAGCAGCACGCTCTTGCCGCAGCCGCTCTGGCCTATGATCGCCACGGTCTCGCCATCATTGATGCGAAGATCGATGCCGCGCAGCACGGGCTGCTCGCCAAACGATTTCACCAGATTGCGGATTTCGATCATGCCGGGTGCTTAGAAGAGAATGGTCCAGAGCATGTAGTCCATCACGAGGATCATCGCGCTCGAGAGCACGAACGCGCGGATCGTCGCATTGCCGACGCCCTCCGCGCCACCCGAGGCTCGCATCCCCACGTGGACACCGATGAGCGCCGTCACGCCGCCGAAAAACAGCGCCTTGACGAGTCCGCCAAAGATATCTTTGAGATGAAAGAACCGCTGGACCGAATCGAAAAACATTTTGGATGAAATATCCAGGAACATGTTGCTGACGAGGTATGCGCCCAGGAGCGCGATCGTGTTCGCAAAAATAACGAGCAGCGGCATCATGACGATGGCCGCGACGATGCGCGGCAGCGCCAGGTAGCGCGCGGGACTGATCGCGAGGCTTTCGAGCGCATCGATCTGCTCGGTTACCCGCATCGTGCCAAGCTCCGCCGCGATGGAAGCGCCGACGCGGCCCGCGATCACGATCGCCGTCAGCACCGGACCCAGCTCGATAAAGATCGCGCGGCTCACGGCCGCGCCGAGCAAGCTGTACGGAATCAGCCCTTTGAATTGATACGCCGCTTGCCACGCGCTCACCATGCCGGTGAAAAATCCGATGACGAAGACGAGCGGCAGCGAGTCCGAACCGATGTGCGCCATCTGATCGAGCAGCAGCCGCCGGTCGCGTGGAATCCACCGTGTGTAGCTGAACGACTCCCCGAGCAGCTTCGAGGCCTGCCCGAACTCCGCGACGAAAGCACGGGTCTTCCCGCCAATACGGCCTACGGTTCGGAGGATAAAAGGGCTGCGCATGCAGCCCAACTAACGAACGCCGAGCGAAAGAGGTTGTCGGGAATTGATGCAGTGGCGCGCTCCGTTCCAAGGGCCTATGTTCGAACAGTCCTTCAAAAATATCGACGATGTCCTCCGTCAGGATGCCGGTTGCGCGACCGAACTCGATTACATTGAGCAGACATCCTGGATTCTCTTCCTGAAATATCTCGACGATCTCGAAGAGACCAAGAAGCAGAACGCTGCATTTGAAGGGAAGAAGTACAGCTACATTCTTGACCCCAAGTATCGCTGGGATGCGTGGGCGTGCCCAAAAGCGAAGGACGGAAAGCTCGACCACAGCAAAGCGCTCGATGGCGACGACCTAAAAGACTTCGTCAACGATAAGCTCTTTCCCTATCTCCGGAAATTCCGCGTTGACAGCCCGGACCGGATTGAATACAAGATCGGCGAGATATTCCACGAGCTGAAGAATAAGCTGACGAGCGGTTACCGGCTGCGGGAAATCCTGAACACCGTGGACACGATGCACTTCCGGCACTACGAGGAAATCCACGAACTCTCGCATCTCTACGAATCGAAGATCGCGAAAATGGGAAATGCCGGAAGGAACGGCGGCGAGTACTATACGCCGCGTCCGTTGATCCGAGCGATCGTCAGAGCCGTTGCACCGGAACTTGGCAAAACGATTTATGATGGCGCCTGCGGTTCTGCCGGATTTCTGTGCGAGTCGTTTGTCTATCTCGCCGGAGAGAGTGCGAAGCTCTCGACCGCGCAGATGAAGACCCTGCAAACGAAGACGCTCTACGGCAAGGAGATCAAGTCGCTCGCGTATATCATCGGCGTGATGAACATGATCCTGCATGGCATCGAAGCGCCGAACATCCTCCATACGAACACGCTCGCCGAGAACATCAACGACATTCAGGAGAAGGACCGCTACGACATTGTGCTTGCGAATCCGCCGTTCGGAGCCGGCATCGGACGCGAGATCCAACAGAACTTCCCGATCAAGACCGGCGAGACGGCATTCCTCTTCCTACAACACTTCATCAAGATTCTCCGCGCTGGCGGACGAGCGGGCATCGTGATCAAGAACACGTTTTTGTCCAACACCGATAACGCATCGGTGAGCCTAAGGAAGCTGTTGCTTGAGAGTTGCCAGTTGAACGCCGTGCTCGATCTTCCGAGCGGCGCGTTTCAGGGCGCGGGCGTGAAGACCGTTGTCCTCTTCTTCGAAAAAGGCGCGCCAACCAAGAAGATTTGGTACTACCAACTCAATGCGGGTCGCAATCTTGGGAAGACGCAGCCGCTGAGCGATAGCGACCTCGCAGAGTTTGTGAAGTTGCAGAAGACGAAAGCTGCTTCGGAGAACTCGTGGTCGGTGGATATCAAGGATGTTGACAAAACAACCTACGATCTCTCCGTCAAGAACCCAAGCAAAGGCGGCGAGGCGGTGCTGCGTGACGCGAAGGAAATCCTGGAGGAGATGCGCTCGCTCGACCGAGAGAGTGCGGAGGCAATGGAAAAGATTAGCAAACTGTTATCCGCTTGAACGGGGAATCGGTCAAATCGGTCAGATCAGACAGATCGGTCTGATCTGACCGATCAGACCGATTCCCCCGAGCCCCAGCATCCGCTAACGCACACCATGCCAGAGTTCATCACCCCCCACGGAGACTACCGCAAGCTGCGTGCCTACCAGGCCTCCGAGGCAGCATTCGACATGACGTTCCACTTCTGCCAACGCTTCCTCCGCAAGGGCGACCGAACGATCGACCAGATGGTCCAAGCTGCCCGTAGCGGCAAACAAAATATCGCCGAAGGGAGCCGCGCTTCGGGCACGTCC
The window above is part of the Bacteroidota bacterium genome. Proteins encoded here:
- a CDS encoding glycosyltransferase family A protein; its protein translation is MMKNEVPVAVAPFYSVILPAYNRAHLIRSAIESVLEQRFSDWELLIIDDGSRDNTFKVVRELVLKDSRIRYHFAANRGLAMARNLGLTMGLGKYFTFLDSDDEYAPEHLALRAKYLQAHHEVELLHGGVEVIGPDTVADKYDPSRQIPISDCVVAGTFVIRRDLAERLHGFRDVPYGDDNDFFERAQNVGVVIHKIDSPTYRYNRLEPDSLCAIVEREGIEGIRKFRGIT
- the thyX gene encoding FAD-dependent thymidylate synthase — its product is MPLDPSFDSQKPVLDHGYVRLLDIMGDDSSPDSDARISTGVAARSEDAQTTLVRFLLRHKHTTPFEGSVLKFEVRAPIMVIREWHRHRTFSYNEESGRYKQLDPLYYTPAPNRVAYQAKTNHQGSGEQHPDAERFIQEWNEEQQEFEADYTELIQTHNVARELARLNMPLAHYSTFVVTGNLLNWFRFLQLRMDQNAQYEIRMYANAIYELAKQYFPRSFEAFRDYWLEAVSLSKREADLLKQMLGTAITSETFVSAQPTPGPNFTKRESEEFRQKLVRMGLLAQ
- a CDS encoding phosphatase PAP2 family protein, producing MYEIDLAILHFFNQSLACSALDTITSVLTNVRYWYPVYLLGGLFLIYRYKWHGARMLLAAILLITVTDSFAHLIIKPLVNRPRPCATLPDGSHVVSWIRLPDGARWDGSFPSNHALNNFAIAAFFVTLWPKKRRTYWLLGAALLISLSRIYEGVHYPSDVLGGTVIGIVFGIGFASLQRVLERSLQQR
- a CDS encoding ABC transporter ATP-binding protein, giving the protein MIEIRNLVKSFGEQPVLRGIDLRINDGETVAIIGQSGCGKSVLLKHIIGLLKPDAGDVLVDGLNMSTAKPRAVEKMRRHIGFLFQGAALFDSMSVLENVTLGLREHGLRDEAELARITKEKLALVGLYGIEHQMPSHLSGGMKKRVALARALATEPKYMFYDEPTTGLDPITSDQIDALIEDLTAKLSVTSVIVTHDLFTVERIAKRVIFLHQGRIHFDGKHSELSASADPIVSLFLERYRAPLAIVK
- a CDS encoding ABC transporter permease, translated to MRSPFILRTVGRIGGKTRAFVAEFGQASKLLGESFSYTRWIPRDRRLLLDQMAHIGSDSLPLVFVIGFFTGMVSAWQAAYQFKGLIPYSLLGAAVSRAIFIELGPVLTAIVIAGRVGASIAAELGTMRVTEQIDALESLAISPARYLALPRIVAAIVMMPLLVIFANTIALLGAYLVSNMFLDISSKMFFDSVQRFFHLKDIFGGLVKALFFGGVTALIGVHVGMRASGGAEGVGNATIRAFVLSSAMILVMDYMLWTILF
- a CDS encoding class I SAM-dependent DNA methyltransferase, coding for MFEQSFKNIDDVLRQDAGCATELDYIEQTSWILFLKYLDDLEETKKQNAAFEGKKYSYILDPKYRWDAWACPKAKDGKLDHSKALDGDDLKDFVNDKLFPYLRKFRVDSPDRIEYKIGEIFHELKNKLTSGYRLREILNTVDTMHFRHYEEIHELSHLYESKIAKMGNAGRNGGEYYTPRPLIRAIVRAVAPELGKTIYDGACGSAGFLCESFVYLAGESAKLSTAQMKTLQTKTLYGKEIKSLAYIIGVMNMILHGIEAPNILHTNTLAENINDIQEKDRYDIVLANPPFGAGIGREIQQNFPIKTGETAFLFLQHFIKILRAGGRAGIVIKNTFLSNTDNASVSLRKLLLESCQLNAVLDLPSGAFQGAGVKTVVLFFEKGAPTKKIWYYQLNAGRNLGKTQPLSDSDLAEFVKLQKTKAASENSWSVDIKDVDKTTYDLSVKNPSKGGEAVLRDAKEILEEMRSLDRESAEAMEKISKLLSA